A genome region from Methanobacterium subterraneum includes the following:
- a CDS encoding ABC transporter ATP-binding protein has protein sequence MKPIMEIKGCSFAYDNNENIFEDINFSVSSGDIFCILGANGTGKTTLIKCLTGLMSPHSGEINIDGQDMNSFSRADLAKKIGYIPQIHNSTFPFTVLDVVLMGRSPHLDMFESPSEKDYEIALKSLKSLNIEHMKDKPYTEISGGEQQLVFIARVLTQEPSILILDEPTSHLDFGNQIRTLNIIKQLASNGLSVIMSSHFPDHAFISANKVALMDGKKFMAIGKPEDVITTDNMKRIYGIDVKVMDIGKRMACIP, from the coding sequence ATGAAGCCCATTATGGAGATAAAAGGTTGTTCATTTGCTTATGATAATAACGAAAATATTTTTGAGGATATAAATTTTAGTGTTTCCAGTGGAGATATTTTCTGTATTTTAGGTGCCAATGGTACCGGTAAAACTACCCTGATCAAATGTTTAACCGGTTTGATGAGTCCCCATTCTGGAGAGATCAATATTGATGGCCAGGATATGAATTCTTTTTCCCGTGCAGATCTGGCCAAGAAGATTGGTTACATCCCACAGATTCATAACTCCACATTTCCATTTACTGTCCTGGATGTGGTGTTAATGGGTAGGTCCCCCCACTTGGATATGTTTGAATCCCCCTCAGAAAAAGACTATGAGATTGCTCTTAAATCCCTTAAATCTCTCAATATAGAGCATATGAAGGATAAACCCTACACCGAGATAAGCGGGGGTGAACAGCAGCTGGTTTTCATTGCCAGGGTTTTGACCCAGGAACCGAGTATTCTTATTCTGGATGAACCCACATCACACCTTGATTTTGGTAATCAGATTAGAACCCTTAATATTATAAAACAGTTGGCCAGCAATGGACTTTCGGTGATAATGTCCTCCCATTTTCCGGATCATGCCTTTATTTCCGCCAATAAAGTGGCACTTATGGATGGGAAGAAATTCATGGCCATTGGTAAACCGGAAGATGTGATAACCACTGACAATATGAAACGGATCTATGGCATAGATGTCAAAGTAATGGATATTGGGAAAAGAATGGCTTGTATTCCGTAA
- a CDS encoding DUF11 domain-containing protein: protein MNMGKLTLAILMSFILIASTAGCAFAGANIAVSFNTASAEVGEQISLTVAITNTGPGDLSDITISAPLPSGLKFMSSATGTTKNLYDVSTGVWQVDNLRMTSKDGGKKTLTVTAEVLPEAAGRTLTANGAFLSVTNSSGQLPLKSAQSQIKIKSTTVEIENGENNTETTGSTVTKVPITTVNPSKTSLVVDKLKENNTSGNNPLNLPQQTPPKSYEVFNSTKDSENNDVPTSTYAVVALVGIGVLIVVGYSLGKKKII, encoded by the coding sequence ATGAATATGGGTAAGTTAACGTTGGCCATTTTAATGAGTTTTATACTGATCGCATCAACGGCAGGATGTGCTTTTGCCGGTGCAAACATTGCTGTTTCTTTTAACACAGCATCCGCAGAGGTAGGTGAACAGATAAGCTTGACAGTTGCCATCACTAATACTGGTCCTGGTGATTTGAGCGATATAACTATTTCAGCACCTCTACCATCAGGTTTGAAGTTCATGAGCAGTGCCACTGGGACCACTAAAAATCTCTACGATGTAAGCACTGGGGTGTGGCAAGTGGATAACCTGAGAATGACTTCCAAGGACGGTGGGAAAAAAACATTAACCGTGACTGCTGAAGTTCTACCTGAAGCAGCTGGTAGAACACTCACTGCTAATGGGGCATTTTTAAGCGTCACTAATAGTTCTGGACAATTACCACTGAAATCTGCTCAATCCCAGATAAAGATTAAAAGCACCACTGTGGAAATTGAAAATGGGGAAAATAATACTGAAACAACAGGGAGTACTGTCACTAAAGTTCCAATCACTACTGTAAACCCATCAAAAACAAGTTTGGTTGTGGATAAACTTAAAGAGAACAATACCAGTGGCAACAATCCCCTGAATTTACCACAGCAAACCCCTCCAAAATCTTATGAAGTTTTCAATTCCACCAAAGACTCTGAAAACAATGACGTCCCCACGAGTACCTATGCTGTTGTTGCTCTAGTAGGGATCGGAGTTCTGATTGTTGTTGGATATTCACTGGGAAAAAAGAAGATAATATAA
- a CDS encoding chitobiase/beta-hexosaminidase C-terminal domain-containing protein: MKRYIFLALSCLLTLILCGTVVAAEMPDNNYANLEVSNDQGARIDTYGNETYDYFCGEGSGGLNSLKINNISGSTTAEITTTSEQSGTFYIVTTGGQGRVDNGILMLAVNGTIPDNFQVQIKASGYTWTPASGFVPEQGDLTYKPSTLDETFYKSDFLYDSQIWRPYYQSNYPIFEKQDMTDSANTFHIMLIDLYSGILVGSNYASLIDNGAIKIQYTFQDLPVGTLAAFNAYGFSTTPESGQVTGSVQWTNKLNKATQTATGVSGYFVTGTTEPPVQPVASFNANPTNGNTPLNVQFTDTSTGTITNYAWDFNNDGTTDSTQQNPSWVFNTAGTYTVKLTVTGPGGSASDVKSNYITVTEPTPDTTPPTVTANPTGGNYNTPQNVALTANEPATIYYTTNGSDPTPASTQYNGAIPISTTTTLKFMAVDTAGNQGNIQSETYNIKSDVYVQITPSINNPQIGDKVTYTFKLGNNGPGDASNILFTYVIPEGLEYSGANVDQGTVNYDETTRTITWTVGDVAANVDPYLWLDLNILSTGAYNILPTVTVGSYNPGLINNIGSLLVTASKKSNTINAATTTSIQTTSNVQAGTVPMQSTGIPLAGLVLGILCIGSGITLSRKK; this comes from the coding sequence TTGAAAAGATATATTTTTCTGGCACTTAGTTGTCTATTGACTCTTATCTTATGTGGAACTGTTGTTGCTGCTGAGATGCCAGATAACAACTACGCTAACCTAGAGGTTTCTAATGACCAAGGTGCTAGAATTGATACTTATGGAAATGAAACATACGACTACTTTTGTGGTGAAGGTTCAGGAGGGCTTAATTCACTGAAAATAAACAATATCTCTGGCAGTACTACTGCAGAAATTACAACTACATCAGAACAGTCCGGAACATTCTATATAGTCACTACCGGGGGACAGGGCCGTGTGGATAATGGTATTCTGATGTTGGCAGTTAACGGAACCATACCCGACAATTTCCAGGTTCAAATCAAAGCCAGTGGCTACACATGGACACCCGCATCAGGTTTTGTTCCAGAACAAGGAGATCTTACCTACAAGCCATCAACTCTGGATGAAACTTTTTACAAATCTGATTTCCTTTACGACTCACAGATATGGAGACCATATTACCAGTCTAATTATCCCATATTCGAAAAACAGGACATGACCGATAGTGCCAATACATTCCACATCATGCTAATTGACCTCTACTCCGGAATTCTGGTTGGATCCAATTATGCTTCTTTAATAGATAATGGAGCTATAAAAATCCAATATACTTTCCAGGATCTACCTGTGGGCACATTAGCAGCTTTTAATGCCTATGGTTTTTCAACCACACCAGAATCAGGTCAGGTGACTGGTAGTGTACAGTGGACTAACAAGTTAAATAAAGCAACTCAAACTGCCACTGGTGTTTCTGGATACTTCGTGACTGGAACCACAGAACCACCGGTACAACCAGTAGCTAGCTTCAATGCCAACCCAACAAACGGGAACACACCACTCAACGTACAATTCACAGACACATCAACCGGAACCATCACCAACTACGCCTGGGACTTCAACAACGACGGAACAACCGACAGCACCCAACAGAATCCTAGTTGGGTTTTCAATACTGCCGGCACCTACACCGTCAAACTAACAGTAACAGGCCCAGGGGGCAGTGCTAGCGATGTTAAAAGTAATTACATTACGGTTACCGAACCAACTCCAGACACAACTCCCCCGACCGTGACTGCTAACCCTACTGGTGGAAATTACAACACTCCCCAAAATGTGGCTTTAACCGCCAACGAACCAGCAACCATCTACTACACTACTAATGGTTCTGATCCAACACCTGCCAGTACCCAATACAACGGAGCAATCCCTATTTCAACCACAACCACCTTGAAATTCATGGCAGTTGATACCGCTGGAAATCAGGGAAATATCCAATCTGAGACCTACAACATCAAATCTGATGTCTACGTGCAGATCACTCCATCCATCAACAACCCCCAAATTGGTGACAAAGTAACCTATACCTTCAAATTAGGTAACAACGGACCAGGAGACGCCAGTAATATATTATTCACCTACGTGATCCCAGAAGGACTAGAATACTCAGGCGCAAACGTGGACCAGGGTACAGTGAACTACGATGAAACAACAAGAACCATAACCTGGACCGTTGGAGATGTAGCAGCAAATGTTGACCCTTACCTATGGCTTGACCTGAACATACTAAGCACTGGGGCTTACAACATACTGCCCACCGTTACTGTAGGCAGTTACAACCCAGGATTAATCAACAACATTGGATCTCTACTGGTTACTGCATCAAAAAAATCTAATACCATTAATGCAGCAACTACCACCAGTATTCAGACTACATCCAATGTTCAAGCAGGAACCGTGCCTATGCAAAGTACTGGAATACCCCTAGCTGGACTAGTTCTTGGTATTCTCTGTATTGGAAGTGGTATAACCCTAAGTAGAAAAAAATAA
- a CDS encoding nitrogenase subunit alpha, translating to MPYELFEVDKEIPDRKKHTYVKDSADPTDEIPKCNTTTIPGCMTERGCAFAGVKGVITGAVKDVIHVVHSPVGCTTYGCGSKRYPTSPDLPNGDKVPIDQFNLKYIMGTDLKESDVVFGGMKKLRQSILEAAKEFPFVNAIYTYATCTTGLIGDDMDAVAKELSEEIGKDVIAFNAPGFSGPTQSKGHHVGNLTLFNKLVGTKEPPETTPYDINLIGEYNIDGDLWVLEKYFDEIGIKLLSKFTGDCSHDEICWMHQAKLSLVRCQRSATYIADLIEEKYGIPYIKVDFFGPRYCAENLMTVAKHFGLEEKAEKLIQQEMAEIQPKLDFYKEKLQGKKVWVFSGGPKNWHLPEPLKEHLGMETVAVSTMFEHEDGYEKIKERVGEGTVILDDPNSLELEEIIKVYKPDIILSGIKEKYIAHKFGVPCVLIHSYENGPYIGFEGFINLAQDIYASIYNPVWNMLEFEETPEDGKLKTESGVSSEQKISSEKTGKEVV from the coding sequence ATGCCCTATGAACTTTTTGAAGTGGATAAAGAAATTCCAGATAGAAAAAAACATACCTATGTGAAAGACTCAGCTGATCCAACCGATGAAATCCCAAAATGTAATACAACCACCATCCCTGGATGTATGACAGAACGTGGATGTGCATTTGCAGGAGTTAAAGGTGTTATAACCGGAGCTGTAAAGGATGTGATCCATGTAGTCCATTCCCCAGTAGGATGTACCACATACGGTTGCGGAAGTAAAAGATATCCCACTTCACCGGATCTTCCCAATGGAGATAAAGTTCCCATTGACCAGTTTAACCTGAAATACATCATGGGAACTGATCTTAAAGAATCAGATGTGGTTTTCGGAGGGATGAAAAAACTCAGACAATCTATTCTGGAAGCTGCTAAAGAATTCCCATTCGTCAACGCTATATACACCTACGCCACATGTACCACAGGACTTATAGGGGATGATATGGATGCAGTGGCCAAAGAACTATCGGAAGAAATTGGAAAAGACGTAATTGCCTTCAATGCTCCAGGGTTTTCAGGGCCTACCCAGTCTAAAGGGCACCATGTGGGTAACTTAACCCTCTTCAACAAATTAGTTGGAACCAAAGAACCTCCTGAAACAACACCCTACGATATTAACCTCATAGGCGAATACAACATCGACGGAGACTTATGGGTCCTCGAGAAGTATTTTGACGAAATTGGAATTAAATTGCTCTCCAAATTCACTGGGGACTGCAGTCATGACGAAATTTGTTGGATGCACCAGGCTAAATTAAGTCTGGTGAGATGCCAGAGATCAGCCACCTACATTGCAGACTTAATCGAAGAAAAATATGGTATCCCCTACATTAAAGTGGACTTTTTTGGACCAAGATACTGTGCAGAGAACCTGATGACTGTGGCTAAACATTTTGGACTTGAAGAAAAGGCTGAAAAGTTAATCCAACAGGAAATGGCAGAAATACAGCCAAAATTAGATTTCTACAAGGAAAAACTTCAAGGCAAAAAAGTCTGGGTCTTTTCAGGAGGACCTAAAAATTGGCACCTTCCCGAACCATTAAAAGAACACCTAGGAATGGAAACTGTTGCCGTTTCAACCATGTTTGAACACGAAGATGGATATGAAAAGATCAAAGAACGTGTGGGTGAAGGAACCGTAATATTAGACGATCCCAACTCACTGGAACTGGAAGAAATCATCAAAGTCTACAAACCAGACATCATACTCTCAGGAATAAAAGAGAAATACATAGCCCATAAATTTGGAGTACCATGTGTATTAATCCATTCCTATGAAAATGGACCTTACATTGGGTTTGAAGGATTCATCAACCTGGCTCAAGATATATACGCATCAATTTATAATCCAGTGTGGAATATGCTGGAATTTGAAGAAACCCCAGAAGATGGAAAATTAAAAACAGAATCAGGAGTATCAAGTGAACAAAAAATAAGCTCAGAAAAAACAGGAAAGGAGGTCGTCTAA
- a CDS encoding ABC transporter substrate-binding protein, whose amino-acid sequence MTIFVCMDDTDNLNSRGTGRLARAVAAELAKTYPVRGVTRHQLYVHPDIPYTSHNSCGVIHIIADGYQHLDEIFEIAREEMLNDFIEGSDPGLSVANHEQIKPSLIAYGKDAQSTVLTQEKARTLAKNLGIRLEGLGGTEDGVIGSMAGLGLALTSNDGRFLKIGTIRELVGPQTAQTLLDAGIDDIYTTDGRRVTTGIIWNDENKSVKPCPVKDQVILFVEEVDGELKAVKRN is encoded by the coding sequence ATGACAATATTCGTATGCATGGATGACACAGACAATTTAAACTCACGTGGGACTGGTAGGCTGGCTCGGGCTGTTGCAGCTGAACTGGCCAAAACTTATCCGGTTAGGGGAGTTACCAGACACCAGTTATACGTCCACCCGGACATTCCCTACACTTCCCACAATAGCTGTGGGGTTATTCACATTATTGCAGATGGTTACCAACATCTGGACGAAATTTTTGAAATAGCCCGGGAAGAGATGCTCAACGACTTCATTGAGGGCAGTGACCCTGGACTATCAGTGGCCAACCATGAACAGATAAAACCATCCCTGATTGCCTATGGAAAAGATGCACAGTCTACGGTCTTAACCCAGGAAAAAGCCCGCACCCTGGCCAAAAATTTAGGCATACGTTTAGAAGGGCTGGGAGGGACTGAAGATGGTGTGATTGGTTCCATGGCAGGATTGGGACTTGCATTAACCTCAAATGATGGTCGTTTTTTAAAGATCGGGACCATAAGGGAATTAGTTGGGCCACAAACTGCTCAGACCTTGCTGGATGCGGGGATTGATGATATTTACACCACAGATGGTCGGAGGGTGACCACTGGGATCATCTGGAATGATGAAAATAAATCAGTAAAACCATGCCCGGTAAAGGACCAAGTGATCCTTTTTGTGGAAGAAGTAGATGGGGAACTGAAGGCAGTTAAAAGAAATTAA
- a CDS encoding FecCD family ABC transporter permease — MFKTKIKEHIAAHNISVTMILCIPLIILFFLSFLVGRYPIAPYDVVITMISKIIPINSTVPPSMETVIFQVRLPRILAAMLVGAALSIAGASFQGLFKNPLVAPDKLGVSAGAGFAAALAILFSLGTILIQVFSFFGGLLAVGLTYFISRTFKGTSILTLILCGIAIESFFGAMIALSKYVADPYQQLPTIVFWLLGSFSAVTLEKLVMMGIPVIIGIVILLLIRWRINVISMGEEEAQTMGVDTKKLQAIIILCCTVVTASSVSICGIIGWIGLVIPHVTRMIVGPDHKILLPASVVTGAFFLLLIDDVTRTVTTVEIPIGILTALIGVPFFLYLLRKSKEVWV; from the coding sequence ATGTTCAAAACAAAAATCAAGGAGCATATCGCCGCCCACAACATATCCGTAACTATGATACTGTGCATACCTCTAATTATCCTATTTTTTCTCTCCTTTTTAGTTGGAAGGTACCCCATTGCACCCTATGATGTGGTAATTACCATGATTTCCAAGATAATACCCATTAACTCCACAGTCCCACCATCAATGGAAACGGTAATATTCCAAGTTAGATTACCCCGTATACTGGCTGCCATGTTAGTGGGAGCCGCTTTGTCCATTGCCGGAGCATCCTTCCAGGGATTATTTAAAAATCCACTGGTTGCACCGGATAAACTTGGTGTTTCTGCAGGTGCCGGTTTTGCTGCTGCTTTAGCCATACTATTCTCCTTGGGGACGATTTTAATCCAGGTTTTCTCTTTTTTTGGTGGTTTACTTGCAGTGGGACTCACCTACTTTATAAGTCGGACTTTTAAAGGAACCTCCATTCTCACCCTTATTTTATGTGGTATTGCCATTGAATCATTCTTCGGAGCCATGATTGCCCTTTCAAAATACGTTGCTGACCCCTACCAACAACTCCCCACCATTGTTTTCTGGCTTTTAGGGAGTTTTTCAGCAGTGACCCTGGAAAAACTGGTCATGATGGGGATACCGGTGATCATAGGAATAGTGATTCTTCTCCTTATCCGCTGGAGGATTAACGTTATTTCCATGGGTGAAGAGGAAGCCCAGACCATGGGGGTGGATACCAAAAAGTTACAGGCCATTATAATCTTATGCTGTACAGTGGTAACCGCTTCATCAGTTAGTATCTGCGGAATTATTGGTTGGATAGGTCTGGTTATACCCCATGTTACCCGGATGATTGTGGGGCCTGATCATAAAATTCTCCTGCCGGCCAGTGTGGTTACCGGCGCATTTTTCCTCCTGCTAATTGATGATGTTACCCGGACAGTCACCACAGTTGAAATCCCAATAGGAATACTCACCGCACTTATTGGAGTTCCGTTCTTTTTGTATCTTCTCCGGAAAAGTAAAGAGGTATGGGTATGA
- a CDS encoding ABC transporter ATP-binding protein, whose product MNLLEIQNLSKKYDGKNILEDINLYLEKGSTLGLIGPTGCGKTTLLRIIDLIETPSSGKIIFNGQEIPKTKKERIDVRRKIGMVFQKPIVFKGTVYENIGYGLKIRGENKDSYQEKIKYLLESLGLSGYEDRYASTLSGGETQRMALARALVTDPELLLLDEPTANLDPQSTEKIENFMENLRDEGETTIIIATHNLIQGQHLSDEIAILNKKIFQIGKPEEVFRKPKSRFVADFVGVKNVKKGSSRRVEEGLALINTGTLHVYSSASLEGDVYMSIRPEDITISQLKVETSALNEFNGEIKEIKDSGGILDLKIDVGEVFSVFMTRKSFADMGLTIGSKVWLQFKASAVNVFQV is encoded by the coding sequence ATGAATCTGCTGGAAATTCAAAATCTATCAAAAAAATACGACGGAAAAAATATATTAGAAGATATTAATCTTTATTTAGAAAAAGGGAGTACCCTGGGACTTATCGGCCCCACAGGGTGTGGTAAAACCACCCTTTTACGTATAATTGACCTTATTGAAACCCCATCTTCTGGAAAGATTATCTTCAATGGTCAGGAAATTCCTAAAACAAAAAAGGAACGTATTGATGTTAGAAGAAAGATTGGAATGGTCTTCCAGAAACCAATTGTATTTAAGGGAACTGTTTATGAGAACATAGGTTATGGTTTGAAGATCAGGGGGGAAAACAAGGATTCTTACCAGGAAAAAATTAAATACCTTTTAGAATCATTGGGTCTTTCTGGTTATGAAGATCGGTATGCATCCACCCTTTCTGGGGGTGAAACTCAGAGAATGGCCCTGGCAAGGGCTCTAGTTACTGATCCTGAGCTTTTACTTTTAGATGAACCCACTGCCAACCTGGATCCCCAGTCCACTGAGAAAATTGAGAATTTCATGGAAAACCTACGGGATGAAGGGGAAACCACGATTATCATAGCCACCCATAACCTGATACAGGGTCAGCACCTGTCTGATGAAATTGCCATACTTAATAAGAAGATATTCCAGATTGGTAAGCCAGAAGAGGTTTTCAGAAAACCCAAAAGTAGATTTGTGGCTGATTTTGTGGGGGTGAAGAATGTGAAGAAGGGAAGTTCCCGTAGGGTGGAAGAGGGCCTGGCCTTGATCAATACTGGAACCTTACATGTTTATTCATCAGCATCACTGGAAGGAGATGTTTACATGAGCATAAGACCAGAAGACATAACCATTTCCCAATTAAAAGTCGAAACCAGCGCTCTTAACGAATTTAATGGAGAAATAAAAGAAATAAAGGATTCTGGAGGTATTCTGGATCTTAAAATTGATGTGGGTGAAGTTTTCTCAGTTTTTATGACTCGAAAATCCTTTGCTGATATGGGGCTGACCATAGGTTCCAAGGTATGGTTACAATTTAAAGCCTCAGCAGTGAATGTTTTCCAAGTTTAA
- a CDS encoding P-II family nitrogen regulator: MKEIIAIIRPNKMTQTKDVLNALGFPAMTAQRVMGRGKQKAIIGEVSFDIQNETLLKEEGTMRYIPKRLISLIVPDEDVSLIVEAIMRVNQTGQNGDGKLFVCPLDEAVRVRTNERGTKALI, encoded by the coding sequence ATGAAAGAAATAATCGCAATCATCCGCCCCAACAAAATGACTCAAACTAAGGACGTTCTAAACGCCCTTGGATTTCCGGCAATGACCGCACAGAGGGTAATGGGACGAGGAAAACAAAAAGCAATAATTGGAGAGGTATCCTTCGACATACAGAACGAAACCCTTCTAAAAGAGGAAGGTACCATGCGATACATACCTAAACGACTTATATCGCTAATTGTACCCGATGAAGATGTTTCTTTAATTGTTGAAGCCATTATGAGAGTTAACCAGACCGGACAAAACGGTGATGGTAAATTATTTGTATGCCCTTTAGATGAGGCAGTGAGGGTAAGAACGAATGAACGAGGGACTAAAGCCCTGATTTAG
- a CDS encoding ABC transporter substrate-binding protein yields MNKKIMIVIVILLITVVGLTLNTSTLNTGSGNQTQITDMLGRNVQVPTNVSRVASFSYSTTVQIYMLAPDKLIGWDSNRSAAQNRFMPHQYQTLPVLGGSKKDANYESFISMNPDLVFVGHGITVEDVNDMQQKLGVIPLLDVEGDNNLTNIDSSINFVGKTVGESKKASELVSFHQKMLSEVKSKTASIPEGEKKRVYYSRDSTGLMTNPSGSSHTQLIDMCGGINVAQVPITKGSVGVSIEQVLKWNPDVIIASDETFYQKIYSDPLWQNVKAVKDKQVYLVPNSPFNWFENPPGANTILGIPWTAKVLYPDRFSDMDLKSITREFYSNFYHYNLTDEELNSIITSSGLKT; encoded by the coding sequence ATGAATAAAAAAATAATGATAGTTATAGTGATATTGTTAATCACTGTTGTTGGTCTAACTTTGAATACCAGTACTTTGAATACGGGTTCTGGTAATCAGACTCAGATCACTGATATGCTGGGCCGTAATGTGCAAGTTCCCACCAATGTTAGTCGAGTGGCATCTTTTTCTTACTCAACCACGGTTCAGATATACATGCTGGCCCCTGATAAGCTAATTGGATGGGATTCTAATCGAAGTGCAGCACAAAACAGGTTCATGCCCCACCAGTATCAGACACTCCCAGTATTAGGGGGCAGTAAAAAAGATGCTAATTATGAAAGTTTCATATCCATGAACCCTGATCTGGTTTTTGTGGGCCACGGAATTACCGTGGAGGATGTGAATGACATGCAACAGAAGTTGGGAGTTATTCCCCTTCTGGATGTGGAGGGAGATAACAATCTAACCAACATTGACTCGTCAATAAATTTCGTTGGAAAAACAGTGGGTGAGTCAAAAAAAGCCAGTGAACTGGTGTCCTTCCATCAGAAAATGCTAAGTGAAGTAAAAAGCAAAACTGCTTCCATACCTGAAGGTGAGAAAAAACGTGTTTATTACTCCCGGGACAGTACCGGTCTTATGACCAACCCCTCTGGATCCTCCCACACCCAGCTCATAGACATGTGTGGGGGTATAAATGTTGCCCAGGTACCCATAACCAAGGGTAGTGTTGGGGTTTCCATTGAACAGGTCTTGAAATGGAATCCAGATGTTATAATTGCCAGTGATGAGACATTCTACCAGAAAATCTATTCAGACCCCCTCTGGCAAAATGTGAAAGCAGTTAAGGATAAACAGGTTTATTTAGTGCCGAATTCACCATTTAACTGGTTTGAAAACCCCCCCGGAGCTAACACCATTCTAGGAATTCCCTGGACCGCCAAAGTACTCTACCCCGACCGATTCAGTGACATGGACTTAAAGAGCATTACCCGGGAATTTTACTCCAATTTCTACCATTATAACCTGACTGATGAAGAATTAAACTCTATAATCACTTCATCAGGCTTGAAAACATGA
- a CDS encoding P-II family nitrogen regulator, protein MKMIRAIVRPDKTEEVVDSLSEAGYVALTKMDVIGRGKQKGIQVDKIYYDELPKTMILLVAEDDATPQIVELINESAFTGSFGDGKIFVSPVDEAYTVRTRSSEL, encoded by the coding sequence ATGAAAATGATTAGAGCAATTGTACGTCCAGATAAAACTGAAGAAGTTGTTGATTCATTATCCGAAGCTGGTTATGTGGCTTTAACCAAAATGGATGTCATTGGACGTGGAAAACAGAAGGGTATTCAGGTGGATAAAATCTACTACGATGAACTACCCAAAACCATGATTCTACTGGTTGCAGAAGACGATGCCACCCCCCAAATTGTTGAATTAATAAATGAATCTGCATTCACCGGGAGTTTTGGTGACGGTAAAATATTCGTAAGCCCCGTAGATGAAGCTTACACCGTGCGAACGCGCAGTAGTGAACTTTAA
- the nifH gene encoding nitrogenase iron protein: protein MVRKIAIYGKGGIGKSTTTQNTASAMAHFHDQKVMIHGCDPKADSTRMILGGKMQTTMMDTLREEGEEACMDLDKIMSVGYEGIKCVESGGPEPGVGCAGRGVITAITIMEQLKVYEDNDFVFFDVLGDVVCGGFAMPIRDGKAEEIYVVASGEMMALYAANNLCKGMVKYAEQSGVRLGGIICNSRNVDGEKELLEEFCKRIGTQLIYFVPRDNIVQKAEFNKRTVVDFDEECNQAHEYEELGRKIIENKNFVIPNPMSMEELEEMVMKYGLVD from the coding sequence ATGGTAAGAAAAATAGCTATATACGGTAAAGGTGGAATTGGAAAGTCAACAACGACTCAAAACACAGCATCAGCCATGGCACACTTTCACGATCAGAAAGTGATGATACACGGCTGTGACCCCAAAGCGGATAGTACAAGAATGATCCTTGGGGGAAAAATGCAGACAACCATGATGGACACCCTCCGGGAAGAGGGAGAAGAAGCCTGTATGGACCTGGACAAAATTATGTCCGTAGGTTACGAAGGAATAAAATGTGTTGAATCAGGAGGACCTGAACCTGGTGTTGGATGTGCAGGTAGGGGAGTTATAACTGCCATAACCATAATGGAACAGTTGAAAGTATATGAAGACAATGACTTTGTTTTCTTCGATGTTCTCGGGGATGTTGTGTGTGGAGGATTCGCAATGCCCATCAGAGACGGGAAAGCAGAAGAAATCTACGTGGTAGCCTCCGGAGAAATGATGGCACTGTACGCCGCCAACAACCTGTGTAAAGGTATGGTAAAATACGCAGAACAAAGCGGAGTAAGACTAGGCGGAATAATCTGTAACAGTCGAAACGTGGATGGTGAAAAAGAACTCCTGGAAGAATTCTGTAAACGTATTGGAACTCAACTAATATATTTCGTCCCCAGGGACAACATAGTGCAGAAAGCAGAGTTCAACAAAAGAACTGTAGTGGACTTTGATGAAGAATGTAACCAGGCCCATGAGTACGAGGAACTGGGTAGGAAAATTATTGAAAACAAAAATTTCGTAATTCCCAATCCAATGAGTATGGAAGAACTGGAAGAAATGGTTATGAAATATGGCCTAGTAGACTAA